In Streptomyces sp. SLBN-118, the following are encoded in one genomic region:
- a CDS encoding metallophosphoesterase → MLVVVLLVVVAVVALLAGVHWYVWRRLVRDTTTRGGVARRVGTAAMWALPLLSLAALVSGRAGEPFWLQRVVAWPGYLWLAVLLYLVLGLVVGEVARPLLLRLGGAGGRSPRSPEPSPPAGSAASRAHGVGGTPVGESAPDAPAATARADAAEASAQTAPAGARAGATATAATGEFAGATRTDAAEAHPETARTEPLVAPVDAAASADSTDAGDGAVGTGPSGRHSLSRRLFVSRVVGGAAASVALGTVAYGTYGVLRGPRVKRVTVPLARLPRAAHGFRIAVVSDIHLGPILGRGHTQRIVDTINATSPDLVAVVGDLVDGSVADLGPAAEPLSRLASRYGSFFVTGNHEYFSGAAQWVDHVRELGLRPLQNERVEIGGFDLAGVNDVAGESEGEGPDFGKALGDRDPSRASVLLAHQPVVIHDAVEHGVDLQLSGHTHGGQLWPGNYLAALANPTVAGLERYGDTQLYVTRGAGAWGPPVRVGAPTDITVVQLASRRA, encoded by the coding sequence GTGCTGGTGGTCGTCCTGCTTGTGGTGGTCGCGGTCGTCGCCCTGCTGGCGGGCGTGCACTGGTACGTCTGGCGACGGCTGGTCCGCGACACCACGACGCGCGGCGGCGTGGCGCGCCGGGTGGGCACGGCTGCGATGTGGGCGCTGCCACTGCTGTCGCTGGCGGCGCTGGTCTCGGGGCGGGCTGGGGAGCCGTTCTGGCTGCAGCGGGTGGTGGCGTGGCCGGGGTATCTGTGGCTGGCGGTGCTGCTGTACCTGGTGCTCGGGCTGGTGGTGGGCGAGGTTGCGCGGCCGCTGCTGCTGCGCCTGGGCGGAGCCGGGGGCCGGAGCCCCCGGTCCCCCGAGCCGTCGCCGCCGGCGGGCTCCGCCGCGAGTAGGGCTCATGGGGTCGGCGGTACGCCGGTAGGCGAGTCCGCTCCGGACGCGCCCGCGGCCACTGCCCGTGCGGACGCGGCGGAGGCGTCCGCGCAGACGGCACCCGCCGGGGCGCGTGCGGGGGCGACCGCAACGGCTGCCACCGGGGAGTTCGCGGGGGCGACCCGTACGGACGCGGCCGAGGCGCACCCTGAAACGGCCCGTACCGAACCGCTCGTGGCGCCCGTCGATGCGGCAGCCAGTGCGGACAGTACCGACGCGGGCGACGGGGCCGTCGGGACCGGTCCCAGTGGGCGACACAGCCTCTCGCGGCGGCTGTTCGTATCGCGGGTCGTCGGCGGCGCCGCCGCCTCCGTCGCCCTGGGGACCGTCGCGTACGGGACCTACGGCGTCCTCCGTGGGCCCCGCGTGAAGCGCGTCACCGTTCCGCTCGCCCGGCTTCCGCGTGCCGCCCACGGGTTCCGGATCGCCGTCGTCAGCGATATTCACCTCGGGCCGATCCTCGGGCGCGGCCACACCCAGCGGATCGTCGACACCATCAATGCCACCTCCCCCGACCTCGTCGCCGTCGTCGGGGACCTCGTCGACGGCAGCGTGGCCGACCTCGGGCCCGCCGCCGAGCCGCTCTCGCGGCTCGCCTCGCGTTACGGATCCTTCTTCGTGACCGGAAATCACGAGTACTTCTCCGGCGCCGCTCAGTGGGTCGACCACGTCCGTGAGCTGGGGCTCAGACCGCTCCAGAACGAGCGCGTCGAGATCGGCGGCTTCGATCTCGCCGGTGTCAACGACGTGGCCGGCGAGAGTGAGGGCGAGGGCCCCGACTTCGGAAAGGCGCTCGGCGACCGGGACCCCTCCCGCGCGTCCGTGCTGCTCGCGCACCAGCCGGTCGTCATCCATGACGCCGTCGAGCACGGCGTCGACCTGCAGTTGTCGGGCCACACCCACGGCGGCCAGCTCTGGCCGGGCAACTACCTGGCGGCCCTTGCCAATCCGACCGTCGCCGGGCTCGAACGCTACGGGGACACCCAGCTGTATGTGACGAGGGGAGCGGGCGCATGGGGTCCGCCCGTGCGCGTCGGGGCGCCCACGGACATCACCGTCGTACAGCTCGCCTCACGCCGCGCATAG
- a CDS encoding SCO4848 family membrane protein, with protein MKLSRPASWFLLAFGVWSWFIWITFVKNLWKDGSGLAFDDAGDPTGYFWVHLLLAITSFLLGTVVGLIGLRGIRTLRREVRDAHNE; from the coding sequence ATGAAGCTCAGCCGTCCCGCCTCCTGGTTCCTGCTCGCCTTCGGGGTGTGGAGCTGGTTCATCTGGATCACTTTCGTCAAGAACCTGTGGAAGGACGGCAGCGGGCTCGCCTTCGACGACGCGGGTGACCCGACCGGGTACTTCTGGGTCCATCTGCTGCTCGCCATTACGTCCTTTCTCCTGGGGACGGTCGTCGGCCTTATTGGGTTGCGTGGCATTCGGACGTTGCGGCGCGAAGTTCGCGACGCTCATAACGAATAG
- a CDS encoding D-alanyl-D-alanine carboxypeptidase → MNQLHTPKASRNQEAGRLSFMNSVSRPSCDRVLRGGLSRRSSRRVTRLMSIFSSWPCTFWSVPALKKTALTVTAATLLPVLAVAPASADGHDNKAGRKHPNPPASMSTVGGSQLGKAGAQVSLGPGAPVLPKALSGRSWIVADAESGEVLASYNAHWRLPPASTLKMLFADTVLPRLPKTEIHKVNPKELASVGEGSSLVGVKENQTYSVHDLWLGVFLRSGNDAVHVLSEMNGGVPKTVQDMQAHADELQALDTHVVSPDGYDAPGQVSSAYDLTLIARSGMQKKDFREYCSTATAKFPGELKPGKARATFEIQNTNRLLTGDYGMSPYKGIAGVKNGNTTNAGATFTGVAERNGKVLLVTVMNPDSGESHAVYKEAGRLLDWGFAAAGKVKPVGELVAPRSATTPANNGNEPANNGAPAKTVAAKDSSGGIGVALAVTGGVLVVLAAGVFLVNRRWPLRRR, encoded by the coding sequence ATGAACCAGCTCCACACCCCGAAGGCGAGCAGGAACCAGGAGGCGGGACGGCTGAGCTTCATGAACTCAGTATCGCGTCCGTCCTGCGACCGGGTCCTCCGGGGTGGGCTGTCCCGGCGGTCCTCCCGGCGGGTCACCAGGCTGATGAGCATATTTTCTTCATGGCCCTGTACGTTCTGGTCCGTGCCTGCTCTGAAGAAGACCGCGCTGACGGTCACCGCCGCCACGTTGCTGCCCGTACTCGCCGTCGCACCCGCGTCGGCCGACGGCCATGACAACAAGGCAGGCAGAAAACACCCCAACCCACCGGCCTCCATGTCCACCGTCGGCGGGTCCCAACTGGGCAAGGCGGGCGCCCAGGTCAGCCTCGGCCCCGGCGCGCCCGTGCTGCCGAAGGCACTGAGCGGCCGGTCCTGGATCGTCGCGGACGCGGAGAGCGGCGAGGTGCTGGCCTCGTACAACGCGCACTGGCGGCTGCCCCCCGCGTCCACGCTCAAGATGCTGTTCGCGGACACCGTGCTGCCCCGGCTGCCCAAGACCGAGATCCACAAGGTGAACCCGAAGGAGCTCGCGAGCGTCGGTGAGGGCAGCAGCCTGGTCGGGGTCAAGGAGAACCAGACGTACTCCGTCCACGATCTGTGGCTCGGCGTCTTCCTGCGTTCCGGCAACGACGCCGTGCATGTGCTGTCCGAGATGAACGGCGGCGTTCCCAAGACCGTCCAGGACATGCAGGCGCACGCCGACGAGCTCCAGGCGCTCGACACGCATGTCGTCTCGCCCGACGGCTACGACGCCCCCGGCCAGGTCTCGTCCGCGTACGACCTGACCCTCATCGCCCGCAGCGGCATGCAGAAGAAGGACTTCCGGGAGTACTGCTCGACGGCGACCGCCAAGTTCCCGGGCGAGCTGAAGCCGGGCAAGGCGCGCGCGACCTTCGAGATCCAGAACACCAACCGCCTGCTCACCGGCGACTACGGCATGTCCCCGTACAAGGGCATCGCGGGCGTCAAGAACGGCAACACCACCAACGCGGGCGCGACCTTCACCGGCGTCGCCGAACGCAACGGCAAGGTGCTGCTCGTCACCGTCATGAACCCGGACTCGGGCGAGAGCCATGCGGTCTACAAGGAGGCGGGACGGCTGCTCGACTGGGGCTTCGCGGCGGCCGGGAAGGTCAAGCCGGTCGGCGAGCTGGTCGCACCGAGGTCCGCGACGACCCCGGCCAACAACGGCAACGAACCGGCCAACAACGGCGCACCGGCCAAGACGGTCGCCGCGAAGGACAGTTCGGGCGGCATCGGCGTCGCGCTCGCCGTCACGGGCGGGGTGCTGGTGGTGCTCGCGGCCGGGGTCTTCCTCGTCAACCGCCGGTGGCCGCTGCGCCGTCGGTAG
- a CDS encoding YihY/virulence factor BrkB family protein: MDWLTKLPVIGPLAVRLMRTHVWRSYETLDRVHWTRLAAAITFISFLALFPLITVAAAGGAALLDEQQLTKLENRITEQVPGISDQLDINSLVDNAGTIGVAAGLVLLAMGIGWVGSLRECLRVVWEVDDEEEGNPVLRKVKDGIVLLGLGATALASIAASGLGSTAVGWTADRLGIDKGGAGGVLLQVAGIGIAVVADFLMLLYLLTLLPGVQPPRRRLMVAALLGAVGFELLKLLLGGYMRGVASRSMYGAFGVPVALLLWINFSAKLLLFCAAWTATPGKEAADDMTEEAGGDATDGAAATGG, from the coding sequence ATGGACTGGCTGACCAAGCTCCCCGTCATCGGACCGCTCGCCGTCCGGCTGATGCGCACCCATGTCTGGCGTTCCTACGAGACGCTCGACCGGGTGCACTGGACGCGGCTCGCCGCCGCGATCACCTTCATCAGTTTTCTCGCGCTCTTCCCGCTGATCACCGTGGCCGCGGCGGGCGGTGCGGCGCTGCTCGACGAGCAGCAGCTGACCAAGCTCGAGAACAGGATCACCGAGCAGGTGCCTGGCATCTCCGACCAGCTCGACATCAACTCGCTGGTCGACAACGCGGGCACGATCGGCGTGGCCGCCGGATTGGTGCTGCTCGCCATGGGCATCGGCTGGGTCGGCTCGCTGAGGGAGTGCCTGCGGGTCGTCTGGGAGGTGGACGACGAGGAGGAGGGCAATCCCGTACTGCGCAAGGTCAAGGACGGGATCGTGCTGCTCGGTCTCGGTGCGACCGCTCTCGCCTCGATCGCCGCGTCGGGCCTCGGCTCGACCGCCGTCGGCTGGACCGCCGACCGGCTCGGCATCGACAAGGGCGGAGCCGGTGGCGTACTGCTCCAGGTCGCCGGCATCGGGATCGCCGTCGTCGCCGACTTCCTCATGCTGCTGTATCTGCTGACGCTGCTGCCGGGTGTGCAGCCGCCGCGCCGCCGCCTGATGGTGGCGGCGCTGCTCGGCGCGGTCGGCTTCGAGCTGCTCAAGCTGCTGCTCGGCGGCTATATGCGGGGCGTCGCTTCCAGGAGCATGTACGGCGCCTTCGGCGTCCCCGTCGCCCTGCTGCTGTGGATCAACTTCTCGGCGAAGCTGCTGTTGTTCTGCGCCGCGTGGACGGCGACGCCCGGCAAGGAAGCCGCCGACGATATGACCGAAGAAGCGGGCGGCGACGCTACCGACGGCGCAGCGGCCACCGGCGGTTGA